From one Candidatus Thorarchaeota archaeon genomic stretch:
- a CDS encoding aldehyde ferredoxin oxidoreductase family protein, whose amino-acid sequence MTFPYKGYAGSYLEVDLNKGKVHKHEMEKEWALFYMGGTGVAARILWDRTGPKTEPLSPENVMVVGTGPLTGVLFSPSGRCMFASKGPLTGIWAESHVGGFFGPEMKYAGFDLVLLHGRSPRPVYLFLRDGDAELRDASYLWGKETDVTTEMIREEHKDPEIETAVIGPAGENQVLYASITVDFYRAAGRTGMGAVLGSKNVKAIAASGSLPLEAHDMDRYIEANGQEMARLRDPLWTESLTSLRKYGTTGLVTMINEIGRLPTKNHWTGFYEHAEDIGPEVISKRYKTAQEACLGCAIGCKYIYRVGEGKFAGGPAGGPEYETIMAFGSNCMNNNIESIFYLGTRCDLLGMDTISCGKTIGFAMELWEKGILTAEKTGGLDLSWGNVDTMVRLVEMIAKRDGIGDLLSRGTRKAAEALGGDAWMYAVHCKGLEASGQDPRAHQSVGLTYATNVRGADHLRSLSSLEELGYPEVIVGRFGEEKFKAISEITSPVHKGEVIKDIEDLYALVDSAVICKYGTMWPPVFYFDTFANVIPPLTGMTEWADIKFVRQVAERISHLRRAYNHRLGVTRKEETLPRRLLLEPMPTGPAKGGLPNLDYMLDEYYDFRGCDRRTGLPFEEKLHSLGLDFVREDLKTRGGLPSYPTTSKP is encoded by the coding sequence ATGACATTCCCGTACAAGGGCTATGCCGGCAGCTATCTTGAGGTGGACCTCAACAAGGGAAAGGTGCACAAGCACGAGATGGAGAAGGAGTGGGCCCTGTTCTACATGGGCGGCACGGGTGTTGCTGCAAGGATACTCTGGGACAGGACAGGGCCAAAGACGGAACCGCTGTCACCCGAGAACGTCATGGTGGTGGGCACGGGGCCTCTGACGGGAGTGCTGTTCTCACCATCAGGAAGGTGTATGTTCGCCTCGAAGGGCCCTCTGACCGGTATCTGGGCCGAGAGTCATGTGGGCGGGTTCTTTGGTCCCGAGATGAAGTATGCGGGGTTCGACCTCGTTCTGCTTCACGGGCGCTCTCCAAGACCAGTCTACCTCTTCTTGCGCGACGGGGATGCTGAGCTGCGGGACGCGTCGTACCTGTGGGGAAAGGAGACCGATGTCACGACCGAGATGATTCGAGAAGAACACAAGGACCCGGAGATTGAGACTGCAGTGATAGGGCCAGCGGGAGAGAATCAGGTCTTGTACGCCTCCATCACTGTTGACTTCTACAGGGCCGCGGGCAGAACAGGGATGGGAGCGGTCCTCGGGTCGAAGAATGTGAAGGCGATTGCAGCGAGTGGCTCCCTGCCCCTTGAGGCTCATGACATGGACCGCTATATCGAGGCGAATGGTCAGGAGATGGCCAGACTCAGAGACCCCCTGTGGACTGAGTCGTTGACCTCGCTCAGAAAGTACGGTACAACGGGCCTCGTCACGATGATAAACGAGATAGGACGCCTGCCCACCAAGAATCACTGGACCGGCTTCTATGAGCACGCAGAGGACATTGGCCCGGAGGTCATATCAAAGCGGTACAAGACGGCACAGGAGGCCTGTCTTGGCTGTGCCATCGGCTGTAAGTACATCTACAGGGTTGGCGAGGGAAAGTTTGCTGGAGGACCTGCGGGCGGACCCGAGTACGAGACCATAATGGCGTTCGGCTCCAACTGCATGAACAACAACATCGAGTCCATCTTCTACCTGGGCACGCGCTGTGATCTGCTCGGCATGGACACAATATCATGCGGCAAGACGATTGGCTTCGCAATGGAACTCTGGGAGAAGGGCATCCTCACCGCGGAGAAGACCGGAGGGCTGGACCTGTCATGGGGTAATGTCGACACGATGGTCAGACTCGTGGAGATGATTGCGAAGCGTGATGGTATTGGAGACCTCCTGTCACGAGGGACAAGAAAGGCGGCTGAGGCCTTAGGCGGGGACGCATGGATGTATGCGGTCCACTGCAAGGGGCTCGAGGCATCAGGTCAGGACCCGAGAGCACACCAGTCGGTCGGTCTCACCTACGCCACTAACGTCAGGGGAGCGGACCATCTGAGGAGCCTGTCCAGTCTGGAGGAACTCGGTTACCCGGAGGTCATAGTCGGCAGGTTCGGTGAGGAGAAGTTCAAGGCAATAAGCGAGATAACCTCGCCAGTCCACAAGGGAGAGGTGATCAAAGACATTGAGGACCTCTACGCTCTCGTGGACTCTGCAGTGATATGCAAGTACGGCACGATGTGGCCCCCTGTCTTCTACTTTGACACGTTCGCCAACGTGATACCACCCCTGACCGGGATGACCGAGTGGGCCGACATCAAGTTCGTCCGTCAGGTCGCCGAGAGGATATCGCACCTGCGTAGAGCGTACAATCATCGACTTGGTGTGACAAGAAAGGAGGAGACCCTGCCACGACGACTCCTACTGGAACCCATGCCCACTGGTCCGGCCAAAGGAGGACTCCCGAACCTGGACTACATGCTTGATGAGTACTATGACTTCAGAGGTTGCGACAGACGCACCGGGTTGCCGTTCGAAGAGAAGCTTCACAGTCTTGGTCTGGACTTTGTCAGGGAGGACCTGAAGACGAGAGGAGGCTTGCCGAGCTATCCGACCACTTCAAAGCCATAG
- a CDS encoding Lrp/AsnC family transcriptional regulator, translating into MEEEREDEEKQEEGLTASRDALVGLWRDSVLRCANRFGLSPSLVDSPTTVSSSASVGWPESFDQMVSLDGGTVEIPNITGTTAALLRALIARESLRLLLPNDVLHERAIADLASEYGRQQLEERGLALWSEEWQRRSPRTAIRAGGVYDPVLFFTTLANLTDKKGLNLLVSRVLAMERTSIRAGIDEWGWYLHRFLREYNHPLSEIEVRVLEELLNEPDLTREALSDRLCVSADWIGKTIQGLRARGQLKEFVHLSLPALAIRTVQMLLLPGENSPIDCERLIEHCPFVYSSHQVVTGRGGLYITFCVPDNNRNMSYLHRMTQAAQRTGHEVIEFERCRSARYHNLDCYSCRTGNWEIDWPTVQMDLEYLLSSTGGHDALPPEPPARVAQYDGLDVQILVQIQKGVHKVNDLQRIVKRRTALVSERVNHLRSLGVVKHFWELHYVGLINDVLLIARDAEPSRALRAAAPRLPKCVLDTDTKNGTLVRAQLPVGGTLQFVRAFEHLDRRPYVYVIGPRLYGQWLLSDFIADWNSYAGTWSPHEQGIDNWLEILEQY; encoded by the coding sequence ATGGAAGAAGAGAGAGAAGACGAAGAGAAACAGGAGGAAGGGCTGACAGCCTCCAGAGACGCACTTGTTGGTCTGTGGAGAGACAGCGTGCTTCGGTGCGCGAATCGGTTCGGTCTGAGTCCATCGCTGGTAGACAGTCCCACGACAGTGAGTTCATCCGCATCTGTGGGTTGGCCTGAGTCCTTTGACCAGATGGTGAGTCTTGATGGCGGCACAGTCGAGATTCCCAACATCACTGGCACCACAGCGGCACTTCTCAGGGCATTGATTGCTCGTGAGAGCCTGCGTCTTCTTCTCCCGAACGATGTGTTGCACGAACGTGCCATTGCGGACCTGGCATCCGAATATGGACGACAGCAGCTGGAGGAAAGGGGACTTGCACTGTGGAGTGAGGAGTGGCAGCGTCGAAGCCCAAGAACGGCCATTCGAGCCGGCGGTGTATACGATCCCGTTCTGTTCTTCACAACGCTTGCGAATCTCACTGACAAGAAGGGACTGAACCTCCTTGTGAGCAGGGTCCTCGCGATGGAGCGGACGAGCATCAGGGCAGGCATTGATGAGTGGGGCTGGTATCTCCATCGCTTCCTGCGCGAGTACAACCATCCACTCAGCGAGATTGAAGTCAGGGTCTTGGAGGAACTCCTCAACGAACCGGACCTGACACGAGAAGCCCTCTCCGACCGACTCTGTGTCAGTGCAGACTGGATAGGGAAGACCATCCAGGGGCTGAGAGCGCGAGGACAGTTGAAAGAGTTTGTGCATCTGTCTTTGCCAGCTCTGGCGATAAGGACAGTTCAGATGCTCCTGCTGCCGGGAGAGAACTCACCGATAGACTGTGAGAGGTTGATCGAACACTGTCCGTTCGTCTACTCGTCTCATCAGGTGGTCACAGGACGAGGCGGCCTCTACATCACGTTCTGTGTGCCTGACAACAACAGGAACATGAGCTACCTGCACAGGATGACGCAAGCGGCGCAGCGAACAGGCCACGAGGTCATAGAGTTCGAACGCTGCCGCTCCGCGCGTTATCACAACCTCGACTGCTACTCGTGCCGAACGGGCAACTGGGAGATAGACTGGCCAACTGTACAGATGGACCTAGAGTACTTGTTGTCAAGCACCGGAGGGCACGACGCGCTCCCTCCGGAACCGCCAGCCAGAGTAGCGCAGTACGACGGGCTGGATGTTCAGATACTCGTTCAGATACAGAAAGGTGTGCACAAGGTCAATGACCTGCAGAGGATAGTCAAGCGGCGAACCGCACTCGTCAGCGAACGTGTCAACCATCTACGAAGTCTGGGCGTGGTCAAACACTTCTGGGAACTCCACTACGTTGGCCTCATCAACGACGTGCTCCTGATTGCCCGAGATGCGGAGCCAAGCAGGGCCTTGCGGGCGGCTGCACCGAGGCTCCCCAAGTGTGTACTTGACACCGACACGAAGAATGGTACCCTGGTAAGAGCACAGCTCCCCGTCGGCGGCACACTGCAGTTTGTCAGGGCCTTTGAACATCTTGACCGGAGGCCGTATGTCTACGTGATTGGCCCCAGACTGTACGGTCAATGGCTGCTGTCAGACTTCATCGCAGACTGGAACTCGTATGCCGGGACATGGAGTCCTCATGAACAGGGTATTGACAACTGGCTCGAGATACTGGAGCAGTATTGA